A genomic segment from Janthinobacterium sp. 64 encodes:
- a CDS encoding helix-turn-helix transcriptional regulator codes for MNQVDADSVIAAFYRAALDPLQWGIAMRAFASLAGGDVACCFLKAEAEMVPSRACVTGLDEQAWEHGYRRYYHTLDPGYAVLTRAPPGRMHLMQDYFSDQAVARSEYFQDFYLRAGVRYSCSGVVRDNGALTILSAHRTAGQGPYDRNTRSQLQRVLDHLPNVFRLRDTAQQAQVHGALAWEALDALPRAILLVDACLRLVFMNLAAQRLLAAAPQAHPLIALRGGGVQVRASLLQQQLAQRVRQACVGLACHRPAPLYACDEDGRPALEIGILPLPVRIGQGGVGEAAVMAMLSLRPLFRVGRLHWPGPAERPCGLTRAEWSLALALADGMEPAEYARQKGVRISTVRSQIQAILAKTGTRRSSEIASLFSALEWDAGAAP; via the coding sequence ATGAATCAGGTAGACGCCGACTCGGTCATCGCCGCCTTTTACCGGGCGGCATTGGATCCGTTGCAGTGGGGCATAGCCATGCGCGCGTTCGCCAGCCTGGCAGGCGGCGACGTTGCTTGCTGTTTCCTGAAAGCGGAAGCGGAGATGGTGCCGTCGCGGGCCTGTGTCACGGGGCTGGACGAGCAAGCGTGGGAGCACGGTTATCGCCGCTACTATCACACGCTCGATCCCGGCTATGCGGTCCTCACGCGCGCGCCGCCTGGGCGCATGCACTTGATGCAAGACTATTTCAGCGACCAGGCCGTGGCGCGCAGCGAGTATTTCCAGGATTTCTATTTGCGCGCGGGCGTGCGCTATTCATGCAGCGGCGTGGTGCGCGACAACGGCGCGCTCACCATCCTGTCCGCGCACCGCACCGCCGGCCAAGGTCCCTATGATCGGAACACGCGCAGCCAGCTGCAGCGCGTGCTCGATCATTTGCCGAATGTGTTTCGCCTGCGCGATACGGCTCAGCAAGCCCAGGTGCATGGCGCGCTGGCCTGGGAGGCACTTGATGCCTTGCCGCGCGCCATCTTGCTGGTCGACGCCTGCCTGCGGCTGGTCTTCATGAACCTGGCGGCGCAGCGGCTGCTGGCGGCCGCGCCTCAGGCACACCCCTTGATTGCCTTGCGCGGCGGCGGGGTGCAGGTGCGCGCCAGTTTGCTGCAACAGCAACTGGCGCAGCGCGTGCGGCAAGCCTGCGTCGGACTGGCGTGCCACCGTCCCGCTCCCTTGTATGCCTGCGATGAAGATGGCCGGCCGGCGCTGGAAATCGGCATACTGCCGTTGCCTGTGCGCATAGGGCAGGGCGGCGTGGGCGAGGCAGCGGTGATGGCCATGCTGTCCTTGCGGCCGCTGTTCCGGGTGGGGCGGCTGCATTGGCCGGGGCCGGCCGAGCGGCCATGTGGCCTGACGCGGGCCGAGTGGTCGCTGGCGCTGGCGCTGGCCGATGGCATGGAGCCTGCCGAGTACGCGCGGCAGAAGGGCGTGCGCATCAGTACCGTACGCAGCCAGATCCAGGCCATCCTGGCCAAGACGGGTACGCGCCGCAGCAGCGAGATCGCCAGCCTGTTCAGCGCGCTGGAGTGGGACGCCGGCGCGGCGCCATAA
- a CDS encoding class II glutamine amidotransferase has protein sequence MCQLLAMNSSKPAALGFSFAGFAERGGRTDEHRDGWGIAYHSSRGCTLLTDHLAAIDSPLAAQVQQHPVKAKNIVAHIRKATQGRIAPENTHPFARDLWGKTWSFAHNGDLKTWRAPANAYYRASGDTDSEKAFCHLLARLRTQFPAGEPARADLRAAIAEVAGEIAAHGTFNFILSDGELLFAHCSTHLHYVIREYPFSVAQLIDCERSIDFRQHNHLDDRIAVIATHPLTQNEQWLAFARGELKLFAGGTLLPANDAAPQGICIYIQISY, from the coding sequence ATGTGCCAGTTACTCGCAATGAACAGCAGCAAACCGGCCGCGCTGGGATTTTCCTTTGCCGGCTTTGCCGAACGGGGCGGACGCACGGACGAGCACCGCGACGGCTGGGGCATCGCCTATCATTCCAGTCGCGGCTGCACCTTGCTGACGGATCACCTGGCTGCCATCGATTCACCGCTGGCGGCCCAGGTGCAACAGCATCCCGTGAAGGCGAAAAACATCGTCGCGCACATCCGCAAGGCCACGCAGGGCCGCATCGCCCCGGAAAACACCCATCCGTTTGCCCGCGATCTGTGGGGCAAGACCTGGTCGTTTGCCCACAATGGCGACTTGAAAACCTGGCGCGCGCCCGCCAATGCCTACTACCGCGCCAGCGGCGACACGGACAGCGAAAAGGCCTTCTGCCACCTGCTGGCCCGCTTGCGCACACAGTTTCCCGCAGGTGAGCCGGCGCGCGCCGACTTGCGCGCCGCCATCGCCGAGGTGGCGGGCGAGATTGCCGCGCATGGCACTTTCAATTTCATCCTGTCGGATGGCGAACTGCTGTTTGCCCACTGTTCCACGCATTTGCATTACGTGATACGCGAATACCCGTTTTCCGTGGCACAACTAATCGACTGCGAGCGCAGCATCGACTTTCGCCAGCACAATCACCTGGACGACCGCATCGCCGTCATCGCCACGCATCCGCTGACGCAAAACGAGCAGTGGCTGGCGTTCGCACGGGGCGAACTGAAACTGTTTGCCGGCGGCACCTTGCTACCGGCAAACGATGCAGCGCCGCAAGGCATATGCATATATATCCAGATCAGTTACTGA
- a CDS encoding GNAT family N-acetyltransferase, which produces MSLEIRIATSTDAFEACNVLRRSIVECCSLDHRDDPAILEAWLGNKTPQMVACWFASPTNFSLVAVEQGAVVGVGLLTRAGKLALCYLLPEAQGQGGGKALVEQLEAQAREWGIKALQLHSTATSQAFFVRQGYLEAGNVRSPYGVETVFCWKQIDPAGIASGDPKRKRFCNCNSA; this is translated from the coding sequence ATGAGTCTTGAAATTCGTATTGCAACATCGACCGACGCTTTCGAGGCGTGCAACGTATTACGACGCTCCATCGTCGAATGCTGCAGCCTCGATCATCGGGACGATCCGGCCATCCTGGAAGCCTGGCTGGGCAATAAAACACCGCAGATGGTGGCGTGCTGGTTTGCGTCGCCTACCAATTTTTCGCTGGTCGCAGTCGAGCAGGGCGCCGTCGTCGGCGTCGGCTTGCTGACGCGCGCCGGCAAGCTGGCCCTGTGCTACCTGCTGCCCGAGGCGCAAGGCCAGGGAGGCGGCAAGGCCTTGGTGGAACAGCTGGAAGCGCAGGCGCGCGAGTGGGGCATCAAGGCCCTGCAACTGCACAGCACGGCGACGAGCCAGGCCTTTTTCGTCAGGCAGGGATATCTTGAGGCGGGCAATGTGCGCTCGCCGTATGGCGTGGAAACGGTTTTTTGCTGGAAACAGATTGACCCCGCAGGGATCGCCAGCGGCGACCCCAAGCGCAAGCGCTTTTGCAACTGCAATTCGGCCTGA
- a CDS encoding TOBE domain-containing protein yields the protein MAISEVNVRNQFRGKIKEIIFGPVVSEVDVETPHGIVTSVITSRSIKDLDLKVGSEVIALVKSTEVSIAKIQ from the coding sequence ATGGCTATCTCGGAAGTGAATGTACGCAACCAGTTTCGTGGCAAGATCAAGGAAATCATCTTTGGCCCCGTGGTCTCGGAAGTGGACGTGGAAACGCCGCACGGCATCGTCACGTCGGTGATCACCTCGCGCTCGATCAAGGACCTGGACTTGAAGGTGGGCAGCGAGGTCATCGCCCTGGTCAAGTCGACGGAAGTGTCGATCGCCAAGATCCAGTAA
- a CDS encoding sulfate ABC transporter substrate-binding protein produces the protein MTHSNAVSTAAAALTQRSRRWFLASALAASAAAMSLPMAASAAEPVVLLNASYDVMRELFKDVNPAFIADWKAKTGETITIKQSHGGSSKQARSVADGLEASVVTMNQANDIDILVDRGLVVADWAKKFPNNAAPFYSTMVYLVRKGNPKHIKDWDDLAKPGIKVIVPNPKTSGNGRYTYLAAWGYAVKKGGSEAQARDLVTKLFKNVPVLDGGGRGATTTFTQREIGDVLVTFENEVQLVRAEFGDNFEVVYPSISILAESPVAVVDKVVDRRGVRKEATAYLQYLYSEAGQELVAKHYLRPRSAAVAKKYAASFKPISLFTIDDVFGGWKQAQKKHFDDGGEFDKIYQK, from the coding sequence ATGACCCATTCCAACGCCGTATCGACTGCCGCAGCAGCGCTCACCCAACGCTCGCGCCGCTGGTTCCTGGCCAGCGCCCTGGCCGCTTCCGCTGCCGCCATGAGCCTGCCAATGGCCGCCAGTGCCGCCGAACCCGTGGTCTTGCTGAACGCGTCCTACGACGTGATGCGCGAATTGTTCAAGGATGTGAATCCCGCGTTTATTGCTGATTGGAAAGCCAAAACAGGCGAAACCATCACCATCAAGCAGTCGCACGGCGGTTCCAGCAAGCAGGCGCGCTCCGTCGCCGATGGCCTGGAAGCGTCCGTCGTGACCATGAACCAGGCCAATGACATCGATATCCTCGTCGACCGCGGCCTGGTGGTGGCCGACTGGGCCAAGAAATTCCCGAACAATGCGGCGCCGTTCTACTCGACCATGGTGTACCTGGTGCGCAAAGGCAACCCGAAACACATCAAGGATTGGGACGACCTGGCCAAGCCCGGCATCAAGGTCATCGTGCCGAACCCGAAAACCTCGGGCAACGGCCGCTACACCTACCTGGCGGCCTGGGGCTATGCCGTGAAAAAAGGCGGCAGCGAAGCGCAGGCGCGCGACCTGGTGACCAAGCTGTTCAAGAACGTGCCCGTGCTCGACGGCGGCGGCCGCGGCGCCACCACCACATTTACCCAGCGTGAAATCGGCGACGTGCTGGTGACGTTTGAAAATGAAGTGCAACTGGTGCGCGCCGAATTCGGCGACAACTTCGAAGTGGTGTATCCAAGCATCTCCATCCTGGCCGAGTCGCCCGTGGCCGTCGTCGACAAGGTGGTCGACCGCCGCGGCGTGCGCAAGGAAGCCACGGCCTACCTGCAATACCTGTACTCGGAAGCGGGACAGGAACTGGTCGCCAAGCACTACCTGCGTCCCCGCTCGGCTGCGGTAGCGAAGAAATACGCGGCCAGCTTCAAGCCGATCAGCCTGTTTACCATCGATGACGTCTTTGGCGGCTGGAAACAAGCGCAAAAGAAACATTTTGACGATGGTGGCGAGTTCGACAAGATTTATCAGAAGTAA
- a CDS encoding PACE efflux transporter, producing MQGIKRKIVYVTAFEIIGMAISTAWLTLLSGESPTSTGPLAIMITTIAVIWNLLYNTAFEYWEIRQVSRTRTVWRRILHAIGFQITLVIYLIPLIAWWLDISLWQAFVLDFALMLIIPCYSFIFNYFFDGLFGVPLSAQQPKEEAPDVQAASLSN from the coding sequence ATGCAAGGCATCAAACGCAAAATCGTCTACGTCACCGCCTTTGAAATCATCGGCATGGCCATTTCCACGGCCTGGCTGACCCTGCTTTCGGGCGAGTCGCCCACCAGTACGGGCCCGCTGGCGATCATGATCACCACCATCGCCGTGATCTGGAACCTGCTCTACAACACGGCCTTCGAATACTGGGAAATCCGGCAAGTTTCGCGCACGCGCACCGTCTGGCGCCGCATCCTGCATGCGATCGGCTTCCAGATCACGCTGGTCATTTACCTGATCCCGCTGATCGCCTGGTGGCTCGACATCAGCCTGTGGCAAGCGTTCGTGCTGGACTTCGCGCTGATGCTGATCATCCCGTGCTACAGCTTCATCTTCAATTACTTCTTCGACGGCCTGTTCGGCGTGCCGCTGTCGGCGCAGCAGCCGAAGGAAGAGGCGCCCGACGTTCAGGCTGCGTCGTTGAGCAACTGA
- a CDS encoding LytR/AlgR family response regulator transcription factor: MNTTILIAEDEPLMRERLQMLLAQAWPEARIVLVAENGNDAWDGFLEHEPDVVFLDIRMPGLSGLEVAERIGKRAHVVFVTAYDQYAVDAFDAGAVDYLLKPVQAERLQRALARLRDKLGAQPADMANLLQSLRAALPAAPRDKLKWIKASVGKQIRLIDIDDVLFFQADTKYTRVVLAGSEALVRTPLKDLLGGLDPDQFWQIHRGTMVNVKAIEAAERIDAERMQVLVRGSTEKLPVSRTFTHLFRD; the protein is encoded by the coding sequence ATGAACACTACCATCCTGATCGCCGAAGACGAACCGCTGATGCGCGAGCGCCTGCAAATGCTGCTGGCGCAAGCCTGGCCCGAGGCGCGCATCGTGCTGGTGGCGGAAAACGGCAACGACGCCTGGGACGGTTTCCTTGAGCACGAGCCGGACGTGGTCTTCCTCGACATCCGCATGCCGGGCCTGTCGGGCCTGGAAGTGGCCGAGCGCATCGGCAAGCGTGCCCACGTGGTGTTCGTCACGGCCTACGACCAGTACGCCGTCGATGCGTTTGACGCGGGCGCCGTCGATTACCTGTTGAAGCCCGTGCAGGCCGAGCGGCTGCAGCGGGCGCTGGCCCGGCTGCGCGACAAGCTCGGTGCGCAGCCGGCCGACATGGCGAATTTATTGCAATCGCTGCGCGCCGCCTTGCCGGCAGCGCCGCGTGACAAGTTGAAATGGATCAAGGCCAGCGTGGGCAAGCAGATCCGCCTGATCGACATCGACGACGTGCTGTTCTTCCAGGCCGATACCAAATACACGCGCGTGGTGCTGGCCGGTTCGGAAGCGCTGGTGCGCACGCCGCTGAAGGATTTGCTGGGTGGCCTCGATCCCGACCAGTTCTGGCAAATCCACCGCGGCACCATGGTCAACGTGAAAGCCATCGAGGCGGCCGAGCGCATCGACGCCGAGCGCATGCAGGTGCTGGTGCGCGGCAGCACGGAAAAGCTGCCCGTCAGCCGCACGTTTACGCATCTGTTTCGCGATTAG
- a CDS encoding DUF3460 family protein, with protein sequence MRHRLTYRRSGYVSDFTRFIDGYLQTHPEVLENQQRGWRIWWERPASLHELELIHADSVPEPPYHYD encoded by the coding sequence ATGCGCCATCGATTGACTTACCGCCGCAGCGGCTACGTTTCCGACTTTACCCGCTTTATCGACGGCTATCTGCAGACGCACCCGGAAGTGCTGGAAAACCAGCAACGCGGCTGGCGCATCTGGTGGGAACGCCCGGCCAGCCTGCATGAACTGGAACTGATCCACGCCGACAGCGTGCCGGAACCGCCGTATCACTATGACTGA
- a CDS encoding sensor histidine kinase has translation MWKKFAGWYRCYDDETLRVLAHPDTAAQVPQGWRRWVALRLVTLTPIERQQFHAFMLKYRGAGFYLAVARLVLLFSIIGVVLHLLLPDKVGWTKAVVLSNVLGLAMAWGVLGVWFNYRKLAQKKFKTLLLLLLAPALGGVAIGVLRAILEGHGSIGVAIERGARVGGWAALTAGLVYMVPMTIVAIWRNRQYEALALQLQQDAERDRLARELSESQLRLLRAQIEPHFLFNTLGAVQQLAEQGASGAAQAAALTANLIAFLRASLAEMRADQVPLQTEFDVVQAYLQVMQVRMGARLSFRLDLSPGLAQIQVPSMILLTLVENAIKHGIEPSLRGGEIVVSAVLDAEGAMRLRVQDTGVGLGAGGAPGGGLGLENVRRRLQLAAAAASLQVQNGEEEGVLAEIVLPMNTKELAA, from the coding sequence ATGTGGAAAAAATTTGCCGGATGGTATCGCTGTTACGACGATGAAACGCTCAGGGTGCTCGCGCATCCGGACACGGCGGCCCAGGTCCCGCAGGGCTGGCGGCGCTGGGTGGCGTTGCGGCTCGTGACTTTGACGCCGATTGAGCGCCAGCAATTCCATGCCTTCATGCTCAAGTACCGGGGCGCCGGCTTTTACCTGGCGGTGGCCAGGCTGGTGCTGTTGTTCAGCATCATCGGCGTCGTGCTGCATCTGCTGCTGCCCGACAAGGTGGGCTGGACCAAGGCCGTGGTGCTCAGCAATGTGTTGGGCCTGGCGATGGCCTGGGGCGTGCTGGGGGTCTGGTTCAATTACCGCAAGCTGGCGCAAAAGAAGTTCAAGACGCTGCTGTTGCTACTGCTGGCGCCGGCCCTGGGCGGTGTGGCGATCGGTGTGTTGCGCGCCATACTGGAAGGTCATGGTTCCATCGGCGTGGCCATTGAGCGCGGCGCGCGCGTGGGCGGCTGGGCGGCGCTCACGGCCGGGCTGGTCTACATGGTGCCGATGACCATCGTGGCCATCTGGCGCAACCGCCAGTACGAGGCGCTGGCCCTGCAGCTGCAGCAGGATGCCGAGCGCGACCGCCTGGCGCGCGAACTGAGCGAATCGCAGCTGCGCCTGCTGCGCGCGCAGATCGAACCGCATTTCCTGTTCAATACCCTGGGCGCCGTGCAGCAGCTGGCCGAGCAGGGAGCCAGCGGGGCAGCGCAGGCGGCTGCGCTGACGGCCAACCTGATCGCCTTTTTGCGCGCCAGCCTGGCCGAGATGCGCGCCGACCAGGTGCCGCTGCAAACGGAATTTGACGTGGTGCAAGCGTATCTGCAAGTGATGCAGGTACGCATGGGCGCGCGCCTGTCCTTCCGGCTGGACTTGTCGCCCGGCCTGGCGCAGATACAGGTGCCCAGCATGATCTTGCTGACCCTGGTGGAAAATGCCATCAAGCATGGCATCGAACCATCGCTGCGGGGCGGCGAGATCGTCGTCTCGGCCGTGCTGGACGCGGAAGGCGCCATGCGCTTGCGCGTGCAGGATACCGGCGTGGGCCTGGGCGCTGGAGGCGCGCCCGGGGGCGGCCTGGGCCTGGAGAATGTGCGCCGCCGGCTGCAGCTGGCCGCGGCCGCTGCCAGTCTGCAGGTGCAAAATGGCGAGGAGGAGGGTGTGCTTGCCGAGATCGTATTGCCGATGAATACCAAGGAACTTGCCGCATGA
- a CDS encoding EAL domain-containing protein: MPFPVLKNYLARLSHQTQAGTSVWLDGEGRALGRFFNCTMTSAFQPLRELDSGKLVAFEGLARSVSKADEGLSLWRLLDHAASDDESVELDRLCRMLHAINFFRQGEAEEADLYLNVHDRLLSAVSSNHGHAFQRILDALGLPIERIVLQLPTVTPNQGWLLNYVADNYRRNGFRLAINVASVQEATGMLERLHPHAFKLDAGNLSDEQAVASFVTVCHAAKIRVIFKRLDTPAALAALQRIAAITGLPIVAQGYLLDKPLTALAQAKGAGVSVAAAA, from the coding sequence ATGCCATTTCCCGTCCTGAAAAATTACCTGGCCCGTTTGTCGCACCAAACCCAGGCCGGCACCAGCGTCTGGCTCGACGGGGAGGGCCGGGCGCTGGGGCGTTTCTTCAATTGCACCATGACCAGCGCTTTCCAGCCGCTGCGCGAACTGGACAGCGGCAAGCTGGTGGCGTTCGAGGGCCTGGCGCGCAGCGTGTCGAAGGCGGACGAGGGTTTGTCGCTGTGGCGCTTGCTCGATCACGCGGCCAGCGACGATGAATCGGTCGAGCTGGACCGGCTGTGCCGTATGCTGCACGCCATCAATTTCTTTCGCCAGGGCGAAGCGGAGGAAGCCGACCTGTACCTGAACGTGCATGACCGCTTGCTGAGCGCCGTCAGCAGCAATCACGGCCACGCCTTTCAGCGCATCCTCGACGCGCTGGGCTTGCCCATCGAACGCATCGTGCTGCAATTGCCGACGGTCACGCCTAACCAGGGCTGGCTGCTCAACTACGTGGCCGACAATTACCGGCGCAACGGTTTCCGCCTGGCCATCAACGTGGCCAGCGTGCAGGAGGCAACGGGCATGCTGGAGCGCTTGCACCCGCATGCGTTCAAGCTCGACGCGGGCAACCTCAGCGACGAGCAAGCCGTTGCCAGCTTCGTCACCGTGTGCCATGCGGCGAAAATCCGCGTCATTTTCAAGCGCCTCGACACGCCGGCCGCGCTGGCCGCGCTGCAGCGCATCGCCGCCATCACGGGCTTGCCCATCGTGGCCCAGGGTTATCTGCTCGACAAGCCATTGACGGCGCTGGCGCAGGCGAAAGGCGCGGGTGTTTCCGTCGCGGCTGCCGCCTGA
- a CDS encoding LysR family transcriptional regulator has translation MKLSSHNIELFLAVVDGGSFSAAARALRRAPSAVSMAMANIEAELGIALFDRGAREAVPTPAAMALLPHARLIAEQLKQLHLHVQELSQGLESRISLGIAAELDHTPFLAAVRALSQRHPLLDIEVLTAPQDDVLDMLHRGRISACMAFAGGRINHEEQFQLVGSDALLAIISTQHPPSVAGRPLYIEELVNLRQIIVASRELDLADARPVVGLSYWRTDSLPMALAMVEAGLGWGNFAASAIAHSLAAGRVRRVAFKNTGNGLVVPIHLVWMKDRPLGMAARSFLQLLNDAA, from the coding sequence ATGAAACTGTCCAGCCATAACATCGAACTGTTCCTGGCCGTCGTCGACGGCGGTTCGTTTTCGGCCGCCGCGCGCGCCTTGCGCCGGGCGCCGTCGGCCGTCAGCATGGCGATGGCCAACATCGAGGCGGAACTGGGCATCGCCCTGTTCGACCGGGGCGCGCGCGAAGCCGTGCCCACGCCGGCCGCGATGGCGCTGCTGCCGCATGCGCGCCTGATCGCCGAACAGCTGAAGCAGTTGCACCTGCACGTGCAGGAATTGTCGCAGGGTCTGGAAAGCCGCATTTCGCTGGGCATCGCGGCCGAGCTCGACCATACGCCTTTCCTGGCCGCCGTGCGCGCGCTGTCGCAGCGCCATCCGCTGCTTGACATCGAGGTGCTGACGGCGCCGCAGGACGATGTGCTCGACATGCTGCACCGGGGCCGCATCAGCGCCTGCATGGCCTTCGCTGGCGGGCGCATCAATCACGAGGAACAGTTCCAGCTGGTGGGCAGCGATGCCTTGCTGGCGATTATTTCCACCCAGCATCCGCCCAGCGTGGCGGGCCGGCCCCTGTATATCGAGGAATTGGTGAATTTGCGCCAGATCATCGTCGCCAGCCGCGAACTCGACCTGGCCGATGCGCGCCCCGTGGTGGGCTTGTCTTACTGGCGCACGGACAGCTTGCCGATGGCGCTGGCGATGGTGGAGGCGGGACTGGGGTGGGGCAACTTTGCCGCCTCGGCCATCGCCCATTCCCTGGCGGCGGGACGGGTGCGCCGCGTGGCGTTCAAGAATACGGGCAATGGCCTGGTCGTGCCCATCCACCTGGTGTGGATGAAGGACCGGCCGCTGGGCATGGCGGCGCGGTCCTTTCTTCAGTTGCTCAACGACGCAGCCTGA
- a CDS encoding YcbK family protein translates to MASRRNFLHHGMGLAALGLVATPLIGCASRTAAPASASASARPRAPRTAVPPQPTQLASIDRSVTSQSRSVITEMEPPPDIFDAQALDLEFWLKPRTLEVVRPASNEKAKLLYWKDGEVIDSAYQELCHLLRDVNGKKTAPIDPKLLETLWGTQAFVARYGIEQPLEILSGYRTAESNGKLREAGVPAARQSLHISGRAADIRVANLNAEVLGSLVRSFKQGGVGFYYRSGPRGGWIHADTGLQRVWKG, encoded by the coding sequence ATGGCATCGCGCAGAAACTTTCTACACCACGGTATGGGCCTGGCCGCGCTGGGCCTGGTAGCTACCCCGCTCATCGGCTGCGCCTCGCGCACGGCCGCTCCCGCCTCGGCTTCGGCCAGCGCCAGGCCGCGCGCGCCGCGCACGGCCGTGCCGCCGCAGCCGACGCAACTGGCCAGCATCGACCGCTCGGTCACGTCGCAGTCGCGCTCGGTCATCACGGAGATGGAACCGCCTCCCGACATCTTCGATGCGCAGGCGCTGGACCTGGAATTCTGGCTCAAGCCGCGCACCCTGGAAGTGGTGCGCCCGGCCAGCAATGAAAAAGCGAAATTGCTGTACTGGAAAGATGGCGAAGTCATCGATTCGGCCTACCAGGAACTGTGCCACTTGCTGCGCGACGTGAACGGCAAGAAGACGGCGCCCATCGACCCGAAACTGCTGGAAACCCTGTGGGGAACGCAAGCGTTCGTGGCCCGCTACGGCATCGAACAACCGCTGGAGATTTTGTCGGGCTACCGCACGGCCGAATCGAACGGCAAGCTGCGCGAAGCGGGCGTGCCGGCCGCGCGCCAGTCGCTGCACATCTCGGGCCGCGCCGCCGACATCCGCGTGGCGAACCTGAACGCGGAAGTGCTCGGTTCGCTCGTGCGCAGCTTCAAGCAGGGCGGCGTGGGCTTCTATTACCGCAGCGGCCCGCGTGGCGGCTGGATCCATGCCGATACGGGATTGCAGCGCGTCTGGAAAGGCTAA